A window of Acinetobacter sp. TR3 contains these coding sequences:
- a CDS encoding RNA-guided endonuclease InsQ/TnpB family protein: protein MKTLKLRIKDKHCKMLDQLASEVNFVWNYVNDLCFKHLQRKQQFFSAYDIAQYTKGTSKECNLHSQTIQAVTEELITRRKQFKKAKLKWRVSNKKSARRSLGWIPFKKVAVKYADGYVQYGKHQFKLWDSYGLSKYNVKTGSFVEDSRGRWYVCLVVDAVKTEKTTAKTSIGIDLGLKDLATCSDGVKLKAPKIYRQYEQKLGIAQRARNKKRVKAIHAKIKNIRQNMLHQFSHKLVNEHAAIFVGNVNAKALAQTKLAKSVLDASWTTLRTMLKYKCENAGVWFEEVNEAYTTQTCSCCGSRSSSPKGRVGLGIREWQCMECGTLHDRDINSALNILALGHERLGGGIPVL from the coding sequence ATGAAAACACTTAAATTACGTATAAAAGACAAACATTGCAAGATGCTAGACCAACTAGCATCCGAAGTTAATTTTGTCTGGAACTATGTCAATGATTTGTGTTTCAAGCACCTACAGCGTAAACAACAATTCTTTTCAGCATACGATATTGCTCAATACACCAAAGGCACATCAAAAGAATGTAACTTGCATAGCCAAACCATACAGGCAGTGACAGAAGAACTCATCACAAGGCGTAAGCAGTTTAAAAAAGCTAAATTAAAATGGCGTGTCAGCAATAAGAAATCAGCAAGACGCTCACTTGGTTGGATACCTTTCAAAAAAGTTGCTGTGAAGTATGCTGATGGTTATGTTCAATATGGCAAGCATCAATTCAAACTATGGGATAGTTACGGACTATCAAAATACAATGTCAAAACAGGCTCATTTGTAGAAGATAGTCGTGGACGTTGGTATGTATGTCTTGTGGTTGATGCCGTCAAAACAGAAAAAACCACTGCTAAAACCTCAATAGGCATAGATTTAGGCTTAAAAGATTTAGCCACTTGTTCAGATGGCGTAAAACTTAAAGCTCCTAAAATCTATCGACAATATGAACAAAAACTAGGAATTGCACAGCGTGCAAGAAATAAAAAGCGTGTCAAAGCAATCCACGCCAAGATTAAAAATATACGTCAAAATATGCTGCATCAATTCAGCCATAAACTAGTCAATGAACATGCAGCCATCTTCGTTGGCAATGTGAATGCCAAAGCACTAGCACAGACAAAATTAGCCAAGTCTGTATTAGATGCGAGTTGGACAACACTAAGAACCATGCTCAAGTATAAATGCGAGAACGCAGGGGTATGGTTTGAAGAAGTCAATGAAGCCTATACCACCCAAACTTGTTCGTGCTGTGGCTCACGCTCCAGTAGTCCGAAAGGTAGAGTAGGACTTGGAATAAGAGAATGGCAGTGCATGGAGTGCGGTACACTCCATGATCGAGATATAAACTCGGCACTGAATATTCTTGCGCTCGGACATGAGCGTCTCGGAGGAGGAATCCCCGTTCTTTAG
- a CDS encoding DUF6587 family protein, translating into MFEYLIIAVLVLWSALVVFKKVFPKTASSSFLALSNLCQRLGWHRLAMWLKPKIVVGCGGGCGCTVDDNNEPKKQETIQAVKWR; encoded by the coding sequence ATGTTTGAATACTTGATTATTGCTGTATTGGTGCTGTGGAGCGCGCTTGTTGTCTTTAAAAAAGTGTTCCCTAAAACCGCAAGTTCGAGCTTTCTTGCCTTATCGAATCTCTGTCAGCGTTTGGGTTGGCACCGTTTGGCAATGTGGTTAAAGCCTAAAATCGTGGTGGGTTGTGGCGGAGGTTGCGGCTGTACTGTCGATGATAATAATGAACCCAAGAAACAAGAAACTATTCAAGCGGTCAAATGGCGTTAA
- a CDS encoding NUDIX domain-containing protein — translation MNILDHASYSASDVTIESREFLFRGFIQVEKVNLTHRLFHRSEYSPIIQRELIHRPEAAGVLLYNNQQQRFALIEQFRVGALNDSESAWQLEIIAGVLDGNESPETCIRRESLEESGCEINELQHLFSFYPSAGACAEFFHLYAAEVDLPSSGGIFGVPDEGEDIQLHLFDYAEITMLFKNNRLKNAPVIMALQWLSQHIQRQ, via the coding sequence ATGAATATTCTTGACCACGCCAGCTATTCAGCATCCGACGTTACGATAGAATCTCGAGAGTTTTTATTCCGAGGATTCATTCAAGTTGAGAAAGTGAATCTTACGCACCGACTATTTCATCGATCTGAATATTCACCAATTATTCAGCGTGAACTTATACATCGTCCAGAAGCTGCTGGCGTTTTACTTTATAACAATCAGCAACAACGTTTCGCACTGATTGAACAATTTCGTGTTGGTGCATTAAATGACTCCGAGTCAGCATGGCAACTTGAGATTATTGCTGGTGTACTGGATGGAAATGAATCTCCAGAAACCTGTATTCGTCGTGAAAGTCTAGAAGAATCAGGCTGCGAAATTAATGAATTGCAGCATTTATTTAGTTTTTATCCTTCTGCTGGCGCATGCGCTGAGTTTTTTCATTTATATGCTGCAGAAGTTGATTTACCAAGCAGTGGGGGCATCTTTGGCGTTCCAGATGAAGGAGAAGATATTCAACTCCATTTGTTTGATTACGCTGAAATCACGATGTTATTCAAAAATAATCGCTTGAAGAATGCCCCTGTCATCATGGCATTACAATGGCTTAGTCAACATATACAACGACAATAA
- the gluQRS gene encoding tRNA glutamyl-Q(34) synthetase GluQRS translates to MPYIGRFAPSPTGPLHFGSLLTAVASYCDAKANHGKWLVRIEDTDIPRIYPNSENHIRSCIDAFQFEPDAEIICQKDRLDIYAQVLEQLKHLDAIYACQCTRKMLGSNHIYVGTCRDLHLDFNDQAIRLKVADQLICFEDRLQGQQSSNLKHDLGDFVLKRRDGIMSYQLAVVVDDDLQGITHVVRGADLLDNTARQIWLGSLLNYPSLSYMHLPLAMNDQGQKLSKQNLAQALDISKASNLLQQAILALGQPLVELDQPRIMLQQAVQQWDINLIPRGIHLTGTFL, encoded by the coding sequence ATGCCTTACATCGGACGATTTGCCCCCTCTCCAACTGGCCCATTGCATTTTGGCTCCCTACTCACCGCAGTCGCAAGTTACTGTGATGCCAAAGCCAACCACGGCAAATGGCTAGTTCGAATTGAAGATACCGATATTCCTCGTATCTATCCCAATAGTGAAAACCACATCCGATCTTGTATTGATGCCTTTCAGTTTGAACCCGATGCAGAAATTATTTGCCAAAAAGATCGTTTAGATATTTATGCACAAGTTCTTGAGCAGTTAAAACACTTAGATGCGATCTATGCCTGTCAATGTACCCGTAAAATGCTCGGTTCAAATCATATTTATGTTGGTACTTGCCGCGATTTACATCTGGATTTCAATGATCAAGCTATTCGCTTGAAAGTTGCTGATCAATTGATTTGTTTTGAGGATCGCTTACAAGGTCAGCAATCTTCCAACTTAAAACATGATCTAGGTGATTTCGTACTTAAGCGCCGTGATGGCATTATGAGCTATCAATTGGCTGTGGTCGTAGATGACGATCTACAGGGCATTACTCATGTGGTACGTGGCGCAGATCTATTGGATAACACCGCTCGACAAATCTGGTTGGGTTCTTTACTCAATTATCCCAGTCTCAGCTATATGCATTTACCGCTTGCAATGAATGATCAAGGGCAAAAACTGTCTAAACAAAATCTGGCACAAGCACTAGATATCAGCAAAGCATCAAACCTATTACAGCAAGCCATTTTAGCTTTAGGGCAACCGTTGGTTGAACTTGACCAGCCACGTATCATGCTGCAACAAGCTGTTCAACAATGGGATATCAATTTAATTCCTAGAGGCATCCATCTCACAGGTACTTTCTTATAA
- the cpdA gene encoding 3',5'-cyclic-AMP phosphodiesterase — protein MTFQVSKLSQKDFVIIQITDTHLLEYPHLEFVGMHPEQSFHAVIDLMRQQHPQIDMIVHTGDLAQNPTTVTYDRYLKHMQSIGIPFFQTPGNHDDVSHFPFHGADPHQPTVVEIGDWCIILLNSAQPTRIDGKIAVAGLEQLTELLKKHHDRHIMIACHHHPFAMESAWIDQHKLKNSSDLLETIRPFSNIKAIICGHVHQDSINTWQDIQFLSTPSTCIQFKPKSDKFALDEEHPGYRFIKLKANGEIETQVYRLSTSQRMNSSEVLGYD, from the coding sequence GTGACTTTTCAAGTCTCAAAATTATCACAAAAAGATTTTGTGATTATACAAATTACTGATACTCATCTATTGGAGTATCCGCATTTAGAGTTTGTCGGGATGCACCCTGAACAAAGCTTTCATGCAGTAATTGACTTGATGCGCCAACAACATCCGCAGATCGATATGATTGTACATACTGGGGATTTAGCACAAAACCCAACAACTGTGACTTATGATCGCTATCTTAAGCATATGCAGAGTATAGGTATTCCCTTTTTTCAGACGCCTGGCAATCATGATGATGTATCTCACTTCCCTTTTCATGGAGCAGATCCACATCAACCTACTGTGGTAGAAATTGGCGATTGGTGCATTATTTTACTTAATAGCGCACAGCCAACAAGAATTGATGGCAAAATTGCAGTGGCTGGCCTTGAACAATTAACAGAATTATTAAAAAAACATCATGATCGCCATATTATGATTGCCTGCCATCACCATCCTTTTGCGATGGAATCTGCTTGGATTGATCAACATAAACTAAAGAACTCATCTGATTTACTCGAAACGATTCGACCTTTTTCAAATATCAAAGCCATTATCTGTGGTCATGTCCACCAAGATTCTATTAACACATGGCAAGATATTCAATTTTTATCAACGCCATCAACCTGCATACAGTTCAAACCTAAAAGTGATAAGTTTGCACTTGATGAAGAACATCCGGGTTACCGCTTTATTAAGCTTAAAGCAAATGGAGAAATCGAAACTCAGGTCTATCGTTTATCAACTTCACAGCGAATGAATAGCTCTGAAGTCTTGGGATATGACTAA
- the dksA gene encoding RNA polymerase-binding protein DksA, translated as MANDNQNQVLDEQTEVIDDQKSAVKRVRKTKSKASEGGTTASLFGIAPYQPKKNEEYMSEGQLEHFRQILNAWKAELMSEVDRTLNTMQDESSALPDVNDRATQEEEFAIELRTRDRERKLIRKIEQSLETIQNEDYGFCETCGIEIGLRRLEARPTATLCIDCKTLAEIKEKQNNG; from the coding sequence ATGGCGAATGACAACCAAAATCAAGTCTTGGACGAACAGACAGAAGTGATCGACGATCAAAAATCGGCTGTGAAACGCGTACGTAAAACCAAATCAAAAGCTTCAGAAGGTGGTACAACTGCAAGCTTATTTGGAATTGCACCTTATCAGCCGAAGAAAAATGAAGAATATATGTCTGAAGGACAACTTGAGCATTTCCGCCAAATTTTGAATGCATGGAAAGCTGAGTTAATGTCTGAAGTTGATCGTACATTGAACACAATGCAAGATGAATCAAGCGCACTTCCTGATGTCAACGACCGAGCAACGCAAGAGGAAGAGTTTGCGATTGAATTACGCACACGTGACCGTGAACGCAAACTCATTCGCAAAATCGAACAATCACTTGAAACAATTCAAAACGAAGATTACGGTTTCTGTGAAACATGTGGTATCGAAATTGGCTTGCGCCGTTTAGAAGCACGTCCAACAGCGACTTTATGTATCGATTGCAAGACTTTGGCTGAAATCAAAGAAAAGCAAAATAACGGTTAA
- the murD gene encoding UDP-N-acetylmuramoyl-L-alanine--D-glutamate ligase, producing the protein MLIQRGGLKVVAGLGISGVSAVNFLHEQGYQVAVTDSRETPPGHDQIPTGVRTSFGKLDTELLLQAEEIILSPGLAPQLPEIQQAIEKGIPVVGDIQLLRRATEVPIVAITGSNAKSTVTTLIGLMAQDAGKKVAVGGNLGRPALDLLKDQPELIVLELSSFQLETTSHLNAEVAVLLNMSEDHLDRHGDMFGYHKAKHRIFQGVKKVVYNRDDNLSRPLVPDVTPMQSFGLNAPDLNQYGVLRDADGTMWLARGRERLIQTSEMYIQGMHNVANALACLALGEAIGLATASMLETLKHFKGLEHRCEYVKTVAGVRYYNDSKGTNVGATLAAIDGLGAAIEVKKGKLALILGGQGKGQDFKPLRDAIQKYVKSAILIGEDAAVIEQAIQGTTLIQHAASLKEAVALAQNGTQAEDVVLLSPACASFDMFKSYNDRGQQFVACVHALNENKN; encoded by the coding sequence ATGTTAATACAACGTGGTGGATTAAAAGTTGTGGCTGGTTTGGGAATTTCGGGTGTTTCAGCAGTCAACTTCCTACATGAACAAGGCTACCAAGTTGCAGTAACGGATTCTCGGGAAACACCGCCAGGGCATGATCAAATCCCTACAGGTGTGCGTACCAGTTTTGGGAAATTAGATACAGAACTTTTATTACAAGCAGAAGAAATTATTCTTAGTCCAGGGCTTGCACCTCAGTTGCCTGAAATTCAACAGGCGATAGAAAAAGGTATTCCAGTTGTTGGTGATATTCAACTGCTACGCCGTGCTACAGAAGTCCCCATTGTCGCGATTACAGGCTCAAATGCAAAAAGCACCGTCACCACTCTCATTGGGCTGATGGCGCAGGATGCAGGTAAAAAAGTGGCGGTTGGAGGCAATCTTGGACGTCCAGCATTGGATTTACTCAAAGATCAGCCTGAGTTGATTGTTTTAGAGCTATCGAGCTTTCAGTTGGAAACAACTTCACATTTAAATGCAGAAGTGGCTGTTTTGTTGAATATGAGTGAAGATCATTTGGATCGTCACGGTGATATGTTTGGCTATCACAAAGCCAAACATCGAATTTTCCAAGGTGTAAAAAAGGTTGTTTATAATCGTGATGACAATTTGAGTCGTCCGCTTGTACCTGATGTTACACCAATGCAAAGTTTTGGTTTAAATGCACCTGATTTAAATCAATATGGTGTGTTGCGTGATGCAGATGGCACGATGTGGTTAGCGCGTGGCAGAGAGCGTTTGATTCAAACTTCTGAAATGTACATTCAAGGCATGCATAACGTTGCCAATGCGCTTGCATGTTTGGCACTCGGTGAGGCGATTGGTTTAGCAACGGCATCTATGTTAGAAACACTTAAACACTTTAAAGGTTTAGAGCATCGCTGTGAATACGTCAAAACAGTTGCAGGGGTACGTTATTACAATGATTCTAAAGGAACCAATGTCGGTGCGACTCTTGCTGCAATTGATGGTCTAGGTGCTGCTATTGAAGTAAAAAAAGGCAAACTAGCCTTGATTCTAGGAGGTCAAGGCAAAGGACAGGATTTCAAACCATTACGAGATGCGATTCAAAAATATGTAAAATCAGCGATTCTGATTGGTGAAGATGCTGCTGTAATTGAACAAGCAATTCAAGGTACAACCTTGATTCAACATGCAGCAAGTTTAAAAGAAGCCGTTGCACTCGCTCAGAATGGCACACAAGCTGAAGATGTGGTTTTATTATCACCTGCCTGTGCGAGCTTTGATATGTTTAAAAGCTATAATGATCGCGGACAGCAATTTGTGGCATGTGTACATGCCCTGAATGAAAATAAAAATTAG
- the ftsW gene encoding putative lipid II flippase FtsW, whose amino-acid sequence MADLAQNTVQKISQLLNRLPKLPAEMTARNILIFCVISLLCFGSVMVASASMPYAEYIHENPFYFLVRHGISIVVASIVAFLTYRVSLNLWFKNAFPLWLVTMVLLLAVLVVGSEVNGAHRWIKVGGFTLQPTEIAKIVMAIFTADYVVRRAKEVRTHWKGLLRLSGVMALTVGFIVAEPDLGATVVIVLMMVGVFFLAGAPATQFLIMLGAILAGITALILFEPFRFQRLISFTNPWADPLGVGYQLSNALMAFGRGEWTGTGLGHSVQKLSYLPEAHTDFMLAVLGEEFGFVGVTLVMVLSFTMLACCIRIGHRALQHNYLRAGYLAYGISIIFLMQILVNAGMNMGLMPTKGLTLPFISYGGTSLMMCAAMISLILKIDASTQELNPVKEESNF is encoded by the coding sequence ATGGCTGATTTAGCCCAAAATACGGTACAAAAGATTTCGCAATTATTGAATCGGTTGCCCAAGCTTCCCGCAGAAATGACAGCACGTAATATTCTCATTTTTTGCGTCATTTCTTTGCTGTGTTTCGGTTCGGTCATGGTGGCATCCGCATCGATGCCATATGCCGAATATATTCATGAGAACCCATTTTATTTCTTGGTTCGTCATGGTATTTCGATTGTTGTTGCCTCCATCGTTGCATTTTTAACTTATAGAGTTTCTTTGAATTTATGGTTCAAGAATGCTTTTCCTTTATGGCTAGTAACGATGGTCTTGTTGTTGGCTGTACTGGTTGTTGGCTCAGAAGTGAATGGTGCTCACCGTTGGATTAAGGTTGGTGGTTTTACATTGCAGCCAACAGAGATTGCTAAAATTGTGATGGCAATTTTTACCGCAGATTATGTGGTTCGCCGTGCTAAAGAAGTTCGAACGCATTGGAAAGGTTTATTGCGTTTGAGTGGAGTAATGGCATTAACGGTTGGATTTATTGTCGCAGAACCAGACTTAGGGGCAACAGTTGTAATTGTACTCATGATGGTTGGTGTGTTTTTCTTGGCAGGCGCACCCGCAACACAATTCCTAATTATGTTAGGAGCAATTCTTGCAGGGATTACAGCACTTATTTTATTTGAGCCTTTCCGTTTTCAACGATTAATTTCTTTTACAAACCCTTGGGCAGACCCATTAGGAGTCGGTTATCAGTTATCAAATGCTTTGATGGCATTTGGACGTGGAGAGTGGACTGGAACAGGCTTAGGTCATAGTGTGCAAAAACTTTCCTATCTTCCTGAAGCACATACGGACTTTATGTTGGCTGTCCTTGGTGAAGAGTTTGGTTTTGTTGGTGTGACCTTGGTGATGGTTCTGTCCTTTACTATGCTGGCATGCTGTATTCGAATAGGACATCGTGCTTTGCAACATAATTACTTGCGTGCAGGCTATTTGGCATACGGTATCAGTATTATTTTTCTCATGCAGATTTTGGTAAATGCGGGGATGAATATGGGCTTAATGCCAACCAAAGGTCTGACTTTACCCTTCATTAGTTATGGGGGAACATCTTTAATGATGTGTGCTGCAATGATTAGTCTAATCCTGAAAATTGATGCATCAACGCAAGAACTCAATCCAGTTAAAGAAGAATCAAATTTCTAA